The following proteins are encoded in a genomic region of Cricetulus griseus strain 17A/GY chromosome 7, alternate assembly CriGri-PICRH-1.0, whole genome shotgun sequence:
- the LOC103159882 gene encoding protein transport protein Sec61 subunit gamma-like codes for MDQVMQFVEPSRQFVKDSIRLVKRCTKPDRKEFQKIAMTTAIGFAIMGFIGFFVKLIHIPINNIIVGG; via the coding sequence ATGGACCAGGTAATGCAGTTTGTTGAGCCCAGTCGGCAGTTTGTCAAGGACTCAATTCGGCTGGTAAAAAGATGCACCAAACCCGATAGAAAAGAATTCCAGAAGATTGCCATGACCACAGCCATAGGATTTGCTATCATGGGattcattggcttctttgtgaaaCTCATCCATATCCCTATTAATAACATTATTGTGGGTGGCTGA